GGCCTCTACACCGCCGACCCGCGCAAGAACCCCGATGCGCGCTTCGTCCACGAGGCCGCTGCGGGCGATCCCGCGCTGGAGGCCATGGCCGGCGGGGCGGGCAGCAGCATTGGCCGCGGCGGCATGATCACCAAGATCCTGGCCGCCAAGCGCGCCGCAGGGTCGGGCGCTTCCACCGTCATCGCCTGGGGGCGCGAGCCCGATGTCCTGCTGCGCCTGTCGCGCGGCGAGCCCATCGGCACCCTGCTGGTGGCGCAGACCGCCAAGCACCAGGCCCGCAAGCGCTGGATGGCAGATCACCTACAGCTGCGCGGCTCGGTCACCGTCGATGCGGGCGCCGCGGCCAAGGTGCGAGGCGAGGGCAAGAGCCTGCTGCCGATCGGTATGACCGGCGTCGAGGGCGAGTTCTCGCGCGGCGACGTGATCGCGGTGAGGGACGCTGCCGGCATCGAGCTGGCCCGCGGGCTTGCCAACTACTCGAGCGCCGAGGCGCGGCTCTTGTGCCGCAAGCCTTCGGCCGAATTCGAACGCTTGCTGGGTTACGTGGCGGAATCAGAAATGGTGCACCGGGACAACATGGTCCTGATGCCCGGCTGAAGCCTCAACGGAGCTCGCGTAGCGGGTCCTTCATCTGCAGGACCATCTCCCGCACTGAGGCGCGCGGCGCGTGGCCGCGGCAAACGCCTTGCAGTGCCAGTTCCTTGGCATACCGCGAGTTGCGGTCGTCGATGCGCTTCCATTCCGGCGCCTTCACGAGTTGCCAGGCGCCCTGGCTGTAGCGGGCGTACTGCTTGACCTCTTCCGAGGCGCAGCGGATGCCTTCGTAGAAAGCGTTGGTGCCGCCGCCTCCCGTCTTGCTGGTGGCCACCACCACGTAGCGGACCACGCCGTCGTCCGTCACGCTCAGGGTGGCCGGGTCAACGCCGAACTTGAGCGACGAGTAGGGCGGCATCTCGATCTGGATCAGCCGGCTCTCGTTGAAGGCGGGGGGCGGCGGCACCTCGGCCTCTTTCCACTCGTCGGCCTGAGCGGTGATCTTGGGTGGCGGCGGCATGCCGGCCTGGGCCCAGTCAGGGTTGTCCGTGTCCCTGGCGATCGACCCGCAGGCGGCCAGCGCGCCCACGAGCGCGAGCACGAGAACGGGCCTAGCGCGGTGCATGAAGAGGGTCGTTGGTGGAGGACGGATCGGGCGCGGGGTGAGGAGCATTGGGATTGGGATCGAAGCTCGCCCCGGGGGGCAGCTCGAAGGTGGGTTCATGGCCTGGGCCGGGCGGATGACGCTCGAATTCGCGAGCGCGCACGTTGCTGCGCAGGAATCGGTTGCGGAAGTCTTGTCGGGGCAGGTAGCGGGCCAGTTCGGTCAGCGCCATCTCGTAGACGCCGCGCTTGAATTCGACCACCACGTCCAGCGGGACCCAGTAGTCGTGCCAGCGCCAGGCATCGAATTCAGGGTGGTCGGTCGCGCGAAGGTTCAGGTCCCAGTCGTGGCCGATCAGCTGCAGCAGATACCAGATCTGCTTCTGGCCCTTGTAGTGCCCGCGCGCGTCACGGCGGATGAACCGGTCCGGCACCTCGTAGCGCAACCAGTCGCGGGTACGGGCCACGATGCGCACGTGCTCCGGCTGGAGTCCGACTTCTTCGTGCAGTTCCCGGAACATGGCTTGCTCGGGACTCTCGCCGCGATCGATGCCGCCTTGCGGGAACTGCCAGGAATGGGTCCGGATGCGCTTGCCCCAGAAAACCTGGTTCTTCTGGTTGAGCAGGATGATGCCGACGTTGGGCCTGAAGCCGTCGCGGTCGAGCATAATCAAACCCCAATTTTTTTGAACTGAGTCGATTATGCATGCCGGGTCGCACTCGGCAAAGCGACCGGTTCCAGGGGCGCCGCCCGGTGCCTCATCCCCTGTGCCCTTACCTGGATTCCTTCCGCGCGACCGATGAAAGCTTCCCGATTCTTTATCTCCACCCTCAAGGAAGCGCCGGCGGATGCCGAGGTCGCGAGCCACCGGCTGATGATGCGCGCCGGCATGATCAAGAAGCTGGGGACCGGCATCTATACATACATGCCCATGGGGCTGCGCGTGATCCGCAAGGTCGAGGCCATCGTGCGCGAGGAGATGAACCGCGCCGGCGCCGTCGAGCTCACCATGCCGGTGGTGCAGCCGGCCGAGCTGTGGGAGGAGAGCGGCCGCTTCCAGGCCTACGGCCCCGAGCTGCTGCGCATCAAGGACCGGCATGAGCGCGGTTTCGTCGTGCAGCCGACCAGTGAAGAAGTCGTTACCGACATCGCCCGCCAGGAGATCCGCAGCTACAAGCAACTGCCGAAGAACTTCTACCAGATCCAGACCAAGTTCCGCGACGAGCGCCGTCCGCGCTTCGGCCTGATGCGTGGACGCGAATTCGTCATGAAGGACGCCTACAGCTTCGACCGGGACCTCGAGAGCGCGAAGGCGAGCTACAAGGTCATGGCGGACGCCTACCGCCGGATCTTCGATCGCTTCGGCCTGCGCTACAGGGCGGTGGCGGCAGACAGCGGCGCCATCGGCGGCGATGTCAGCCAGGAGTTCCAGGTGATCGCCGCCACCGGCGAGGATGCGATCGTCTACTGCCCCGGCAGCGACTACGCGGCCAACATGGAAAAGGCCGAGGCGCTGGCGCCCGCCGGCCCGCGGCCCGCGGCCACCCAGCCGCTGGCGAAGACCCCGACCCCGGGCAGGGCCACCTGCGAGGAGGTGGCCGAGCTGCTGGGCGTGCCGCTCTCGACGACCGTCAAGTCCCTGGTGCTGGCCACCGACAAGCTCGACGCCGATGGCCGGGTCGAGGGCTCGCAGGTCTGGTTGCTGCTGGTGCGCGGCGACCACGAGATGAACGAGATCAAGGTGAGCAAGGTATCGGGCCTGGACCAGGGTTTCCGTTTCGCGACCAGCGCCGAGATCGACGAGCACTTCGGCTGCAAGCCCGGCTATCTCGGCCCGCTCGGCCTGAAGCGGCCTGTCAAGCTGGTCGCCGACCGCGAGGTGGCGGTGATGGGCGACTGGATCACCGGCGCCAACGAGGTCGACTTCCACATGACGGGCGTCAACTGGGGCCGGGACCTGCCCGAGCCCGACCTGGTGGCCGACATCCGCAACGTGGTCGCCGGCGACCTGTCGCCGGACGGCAAAGGCGTGCTGGCGATCGAACGGGGCATCGAGATCGGCCATGTGTTCGTGCTCGGCAGCAAGTACAGCAAGCCGATGAACGCCACCTTCCTGGACGAGGCCGGCAAGCCGCAATTCCTTGAGATGGGCTGCTACGGCATTGGCGTCACGCGCTTGCCGGCGGCCGCGATCGAGCAGAACAACGACGAGCGCGGCATCATCTGGCCCGACGCCATCGCGCCCTTCACCGTGGTGCTTTGCCCGATCGGCATGGACCGCAGCGCCGAGGTCAAGCAGGCCGCCGAGGCTCTGTACGAGGAACTGCTCGCGGCCGGCGTGGACGTGCTGCTCGACGACCGCGGCGAACGCCCTGGCGCCATGTTCGCCGACTGGGAGCTGATCGGCGTGCCGCACCGTGTCGTGATCTCCGACCGCGGCATCAAGGAAGGCCAGTACGAATACCAGCACCGCCGCGACACCGCCGCCACCAAGGTGCCTTCGTCGGGCGTGGCGGAGTTCGTGAAAGGCAAACTGGCGGCATGAGCCGTACGGCCGCTTCGAAGGCTCATGGCGCCGCAGCCCGCAGGGCGGAGGCTATCCGGTGAGCCTGTCCCGGCGTTCGTGCCTGCTGGCCGGCGCTGCCGCAGGGGCCCTGCCGTTGTGGCCCGGCGTGGCCCACGCGGGCGCGCAGATCGAAGAGCCGCTGATCGACTCGGTACGCAATGCCTTGAGCGCCTCCATCCGGAGCAGCGCCCCCCCGAAGCCGGAGTTCAGCGGCACCGCTTCGCGGTTGGCCTACCTGCGCTGGCTGGGCGAGATGAGCGAGCGCCTGAAGAAGAAGATACCGGGGCACCAGGAGCGCATCGAGTTCCTCCAGACCGTGTGGTACGAGAGCAAGCGCGCGGGGCTCGAGGTCAGCCTGGTCCTCGGTCTTATTCAGGTCGAAAGCAATTTCCGGAAGTTCGCCGTGTCGAGCGCGGGTGCTCGCGGTCTCATGCAGGTCATGCCCTTCTGGACGCGTGTGATCGGCAACGGTGATTCCTCGACCCTCTTTCGCATGCAGACCAACCTGCGCTTCGGGTGCGTGATCCTGCGCCACTACCTCGACCGCGAGGCAGGCGACCTGTTCATGACATTGGGGCGCTACAACGGCAGCCGCGGCAAGGCTCCCTACCCGAACGCGGTGTTCTCCAACCAGCGGCTCTGGGTCTTCAACGACCGGCGCGACGACCGCGGCTAGCGGCGGTGGCTAGGCTGCCGGCGTGGCGGCCACCGCGCCGCCGCGCGTGACCATCACCTGGTCGATGCGGTGGCTGTCCACGTCCATCACCTCGAAGGTAAAGCCGCCCCAGGTCACGCTGTCGGTCCGCTTGGGCACGCGGCGCAACATCACCATCAGGAAGCCGGCGAGGGTCTCGTACTCGTCGGCGTGCGGCAGCTCGTCGATGTCGAGCGCGCGCTGCACGTCCTGGATCGGTGTCACGCCGTCGATCAGCCACGAGTTCTCGTCGCGCCGGACGATCTGCTGCTCCTCGTCCTGCACGCCGACCAGGTCGCCCATCACGGTGCTCATCACGTCGTTGAGCGTGATCACCCCCACCACGAGCGCGTACTCGTTAACGATGATCGCGAAGTCCTCGTGTGCCTGCTGGAACTGCTCCAGCACCTCGGTCAGCGAGAGCCGGTCGGGGATGATCAGCGCCTTGTGCAGCGGCAGGCCCTGGCCGAAGGCCAGGGGCTGGCCGCTGAGCACGCGCTGGAACATGTCCTTGGCGTCCACGTAGCCCAGCACATGGTCGATGTCGCCCTCGCACACGGGGTAGGCCGAATAGGGCTCGGCCACGATGCGCGCGCGCAGCACCGCCTCGGGATCGTCTTTCTGGAACCAGGCGATGCGGTCGCGCGAGGTCATCACGCTGCTGACCAGGCGAGTGTCGAGCTCGAACACGTTGGCGATCACCTGCTGCTCGCGCACGGCCAGGATGCCGGCGCGGGCGCCGGCCTCGGTCATGGCCAGGATGTCGGCCGAGGTGATCTTGTCGTCGCGCTGCATGGGCATGCCCAGGAGCTTGAAGAGCAGGTCGGTGCACTGGGTGAACAGCCAGACCAGCGGCTTCAGCACGGTGATCAGCAACTGCATAGGCCCGACCATGCGCATTGCCAGCCGCTCGGGATCGTTCATGCCCAGGCGCTTGGGAAAGAGATCGGCGAAGACGAGGAACACCGAGATGATGGTGACGAAGGAGGCCAGGAAGGCAGCGGTCTGCGCCGTCTCGACCGTGAACCAGAGCGCGAAGAGCTGCGCGAAGTAGGGGCTGAGCGAACCCTCGCCGACCACGCCGCCGAGGATGGCGACCGCATTGAGCCCGATCTGGACCACGGTGAAGTAATGGCCCGGCTGCTCCTGGATGCGCAGCACGCGCTCGGCACGCGCGTCGCCCTCGTCGGCCATCTGCCGTAGCCGCAGGCGGCGCGAGGCGGCCAGCGAGATCTCCGCCAGGGAGAAGAAGGCGCTGGTCGCGATCAGGATGGCGATGATGAGAAGGCTTTGGGTCAGCGTCATGGGTCGGTCGCGGAAGACCGACATGGTGCCATGAGCCGCACGGCCGCTCCGAAGGCTCATAGCACCGCAGCCCGCAGGGCGGAGGTTGCCTTATAGAGCAGCCTCCGGCGCCGCCGCCGCGCTGCCTGCGCTACTGCACGAAGCCGATCCGGCTGCGCCCCGGGCCGGCGCGCGGCAGGTCCTCGACGCGCACCTCGTCGCGCCCGGCCAGCCGGGCATTGCCGAAGCCCGTCATCAGCGCACGCCGCATCTCACGCGGCGCCAGCGTGGCGAGGTGGTCGAGCACGTCGTCCTGCGGCTCCTCGGCCAGCAGGCGGCCCCAGTCGTGCGCGTTGCGGATCGACGCATAGAGCTGGCGCGCGATCTGCCGGGCCGCCTCGGGCGATGGCGCATCGATCTCGAACACGTTCATGCGATTGAGGATCGGCTCGGGAATGCCGCGGACGTCGTTCGCGGTCGTGACCCAGATCACCTGGCTGGCGTCGATCGGCACCTCGGCGAACTCGTCGACGAAGGCGTGGGCGGTGTCGTGCTCCAGCAGGCCGTAGAGCGCGCCCAGCGGGTCGTACTGCACATCGGCGCCGGCCTTGTCGATCTCGTCGATCACCATCACCGGGTTAGCGTACTGGCCGTCGACCAGGGCCTCGAACACCTTGCCGGGCTTGGCGCCCTTCCACTGCGACGAGGCGCCCGAGAGCAGCCAGCCGGCGGTCATCGAGCTCATCGGCACCAGCGACATCCCGGTGCCCAGCAGCTCGGCCAGGCGCTTGGCGAAATGGGTCTTGCCGATGCCGGGCGGGCCCAGCAGCAGCATGGGCGTTACCTCGAGCCCGTCGCGGCTGTCCTGCGCCAGTGCGACATGGCGCCGCACGTCGTCCAGCACATCCGTGAAGTTGGGTAGCTCGGCGTAGAGCGCGGCCATCTCGGGGACGCCGCTGGGCTTGACCTGGAAGCGCTCGGGGCCGCGTTCGAGCATGCGTTCGTAGGTAGTCCGCAGGTGCTCGTGGTCGCGGTGGGGCAGCTTCGCGAGCTTGCGCTCGACATCGTGCGTGCGGAACACACTGCGCAGATGCGCCACCGGCAACTGAAATGACGAGACAGACGCTGGGGCCAGCTCGCGGGATGGGCGGGAATCCATTTTCAGACCTCCGTTCGATCACACTTTGACACAGCATAAGCCGTGCCCGGTGTCGGCGGTTGTCCAGGTTTTCTCGCTTCGAGGGCTTTTAAGCGGGTCAGACGCCGCCCTGGGGATGCGTCGGGTCGACCCAGAGCACCGATTCAGGCTTCTCGACCGGCTCGATGTCGAGGTTGATGGCCACGGCCTCGCCGTCGCTGCGGCATAGCACGCACTCGAGCGGTTCGGTCGGGCTTGCGTTGATTTCCTGGTGCGGCACGTAGGGCGGCACGTAGATGAAGTCGCCCGGGCCAGCCTCAGCGGTGAACTCCAGATGTTCGCCCCAGCGCATCCGGGCACGCCCCCGAACCACGTAGATCACGGATTCCAGATGCCCGTGGTGATGGGCGCCGGTCTTCGCATCGGGGTGGATGGTCACCGTACCGGCCCAGAGCTTCTGGGCGCCGACGCGCGCGAAATTGATCGCTGCGGCGCGGTTCATGCCGGGCGTCTGCGCAGTGTTGGCATCGAGCTGGCTGCCGGGAATCACCCGCACGCCGTCGTGTTTCCAGGCGGCGTTGTGATCATGATCGGAATGTTCGTGGTTCACGATGCGCCTTCATAGCCGGCGAAGCCGGGGCCGCTGGTGTTGCCCCCGGTAGGGGGTGGGCGCCCGACACGAAGTGCGGGCAACCTGGGGGCGAGCAACATCTACGCCGGGCTGCCGTTGAGCATCTGCTGCAGCTCCCCGGATTCGTACATTTCCATCAGGATGTCCGAGCCGCCGACGAATTCGCCCTTGACGTAGAGCTGCGGGATGGTCGGCCAGTTGCTGTATTCCTTGATGCCCTGGCGGATGCCTTCGTCCTCGAGTACGTTGACGGTCTTGAGCGCGCGGGTGTCGACGCCCACTGCCTTGAGGATCTGTATCGCGCGGCCCGAGAAGCCGCACATGGGGAAACTGGCGTTGCCCTTCATGAAGAGCACGAGATCGTTGGTCTTGACGAGATCGTCGATGCGCTGCTGGACGTCGGACATGGGCCTCTCCAAAAAATGAGTTGGGCGGATTATTTCACCGTGCGCCAGATCCCGCCCGAGCAGCGCGCGATGCCTGCCAGGTCGTCGCGGCTTTGCACCTCGGCGAAGCCGCGGCGCGCGAGCAGGGCGCGCACGGACGCTGCCTGGTCGTAGCCATGCTCGAGCAGCAGCCAGCCGCCCTCGCGCAGATGCGCAGGCGCGGCCTCGACGATGCGGCGGATGTCGTCCAGCCCGTCGGCGCCCGACACCAGTGCCCCCAAGGGCTCGTGGCGCAGGGCGGTGAGGTGCGGGTCCTCGGCGGCGACGTAGGGCGGGTTGGAAACAACCAGGTCCAGATCCATCTCCGCGCCTTCGAGCCAGTCGGCCTCGACGAAGCGGACCGCCAGCCCGAGGCGCTGCGCGTTAACACGGGCCACCGCCAGGGCATCGGCGCTGCGATCGACCGCCGTAACCTTGGCATCAGGCCTGGCGTGCTGGATCGCCAGCGCAATCGCGCCGCTGCCGGTGCCCAAGTCGAGCACCACGGGCGAGGTGCGGCCTTGCAGGCATTGCAGCGCCCACTCGACCAGTGTCTCGGTGTCGGGCCGCGGCACCAGCACGCGCGCATCGACCTGCAGGCCGAGCCCGTGGAACTCCTTTTCGCCCACCAGGTAGGCCACCGGCTCGCCGGCCACCCGACGCGCGCACAGCGAGGCGAAGGCCGGCCAGACGGCATCGGCCAGGATGTCGGTGTCGTGCGCCAGCAGCCAGGCGCGGTCACCCGAGTGCCGGCCCAGCACGTGCAGCAGCAACAGCTGGGCGTCGAGCCGCTCCACGCCCAGCGCGGCGGCCGCGGCCAGCATCTGCGCCGCGGTCGATGGCGACTGGCTCTCCGCGGGCGTCATGCCGGCAGGCTGGCTTCCAGCTCGGCCAGCTTCTCGGCCTCGCGCGCCGCGCGCAGGGCGTCCAGCACCTCGCCCAGGTCGCCTTCCATGATCGTCTGGAGCTTGTAGAGCGTGAGGTTGATGCGGTGGTCGGTGAGCCGTCCTTGCGGGAAGTTGTAGGTGCGGATGCGGTCGCTGCGGTCGCCGCTGCCGATCAGGCCCTTGCGCAGCGCCGCATCCTTGGCGGCGCGCTCGCTGCGCTCTTTCTCCTGGATGCGCGCCGACAGCACCTGCAGCGCCTTGGCCTTGTTGCGATGCTGGCTGCGGTCGTCCTGGCACTCGGCCACGATGCCGGTCGGGATGTGCGTGATGCGCACCGCCGAATCGGTCTTGTTGATGTGCTGGCCGCCGGCGCCGCTGGCGCGGTAGGTGTCGATGCGCAGGTCGGCCGGGTTGATCTGCACCGCCTGGGCCTCGTCCGGCTCCGCCAGCACGGCCACCGTGCAGGCGCTGGTGTGGATCCGGCCCTGCGTCTCGGTCGCGGGCACGCGCTGCACCCGGTGGCCGCCGGACTCGAAGCGCAGCCGCCCGAAGACCTCGTCGCCGACCACCCGCACCACCACTTCCTTGAAGCCGCCCAATTCGCTCTCGCTGGCGCTCACGATCTCGCAGCGCCAGCCGGCGCGCTCGGCATGGCGCGTGTACATGCGCAGCAGGTCGCCGGCAAAAAGCGCCGATTCGTCGCCGCCGGTACCGGCCCGGATCTCGAGGAAGGCGTTGCGCGCGTCTTCCGGGTCCTTGGGCAGCAGCAAGCGCTGGAGCTCGTCCTCCAGAGCGGTCAACTCGGCCTCGGCACTGGCGATCTCTTCCTTTGCCATTTCCGCCATGTCCGGGTCGTCCTGCATCTCGCGCGCGGCTGCCAGGTCCGATTCGCGCTGGAGGTACCGCTGGTAGCGGCCAGCCACCTGCGTCACTTCGGCATGCTCGCGCGAGATGTTCCGGTACTGCGTCATGTCGGACATGATGTCCTCGCGCGAGAGCAGGAAGTCGAGTTCGCCGAGGCGTTGCGCGTAGCGCTCGAGTTGATGACGGAGAAAGGGTTTCACTGGAAAGTCTTCGAATGCGGGAGCGGGTACCGAACGCTGAGGCGGTCGGCTGTCCGGCGTCGGATCGCCGGCTTCAGGGCAGCGTCGCTAACGCTCTTTGCGCAGGAACAGCCGCGAGATGGCTTGCGCCGTGTGTTCGCGCGCCGTGGCGTCGCCGGCATGCAGCTCGGCCATGGCGCCGTGCAGCATCTTCTGCGTGAGCCCGCGGGACAGCGCCTCCAGCACGGCCTCCACCGGCTCGCCCTTGGCCAGCAGCTTGCGAGCGCGGCCCAGTTCGGCGGCGCGCCATTCGTCGGCCTGGGCGTTGAGCTGCTGGATCAGCGGCACGCTGCCGCGCTGGTCCAGCCAGTGCATGAAGCTGCGCACCCCGGCGTCGATGATCACCTCGGCCTCGGCCACGGCGGCCTGGCGGCTGGCATGGCCCTGCTGCACGACCTGGGCCAGGTCATCGACGGTGTAGAGGTAGATGTCCTCGAGTGCCTTGACTTCGAGCTCGATGTCCCGCGGCACGGCCAGGTCCACCATGAACATCGGGCGGTGCTTGCGCAGCTTGAGCGCGCGCTCGACCGCGCCCAGGCCTATCAGCGGCAGCGTGCTGGCGGTGCAGCTCACGACGATGTCGAATTCGGCCAGGCGCGCGGGCAGCTCGGCCAGCCGCATGGCCTCGCCGCCGAAGCGCGAGGCCAGCTTCTCGCCGCGTTCCAGCGTGCGGTTGGCGATGACGATGGACTTGGGCTCCCTGGCAGCGAAGTGCGTCGCGGCCAGGTCGATCATCTCGCCCGCGCCGACGAAGAGCACGCGGGTCTGCTTCAAATCCTCGAACAGCTGGGCCGCCAGGCGCACTGCCGCGGCGGCCATGCTGATGGAGTGGGCGCCGATGTCGGTGGCGGTGCGCACCTCCTTGGCGACGGCGAAGGAGCGCTGGAACAGCTGGTTCAGCGTGCTGCCGAGCGCGCCCGCGGTCTCGGCGGCGCGTACCGCGTCCTTCATCTGGCCCAGGATCTGGGCCTCGCCCAGCACCATCGAGTCGAGCCCGCTGGCGACCCGGAAGGCGTGGCGCGCCGCCTTGTCGTCGTGCAGCGCGTAGGCGTGGGAGCGCAGCAGGGCCGGCGCCACGCCGCCGCTCTGGGCCAGCCAGTCGATCGTGTGATCGAGGGCCATGTGGTCCGCTGCGCAGTAGATCTCGGTGCGGTTGCAGGTCGAGATGATCGCCGCTTCCACCTCCGGATGTCGGTGGGTGGTGAAGGAGTTGCGCAGGCTCTGCAGCGTGGGCGCGATCTGGTCGATGGCGAACGCGAAGCGACCGCGCAGATCGAGCGGCGCCGTCGTATGGTTCAAGCCGAGGGCCCAGACTGACATAACCCAGGATTATAAAATCCGCCGCCAGCGGCGCCCGTCCACTCCAGGGATGACCCCGGACTGCCGCTCCCCTTGCCCCTCATGTCTGCGCTCGACCTGCTGATCCACCTGCTCAACTTCGCGGCGCCGGCCTTCTGCGTCGCCCTCCTGCTGACCCTGCTGTTGCGCCTTGCCATGCACCGGCGCAGCGTGGCCGTCAGCCTCTGGATGCAGGTCGCGGTCACCTTCGCGGCCGGGCTGGTGGTCCTGGTCGCCGGCCTGGTCTATTTCGGCCACGACGGGCGCATCGCGACCTATGCCGCCTTGGTGGTGGTGTGCGGCACTACCCAGTGGTGGCTGCTGCGCGGCTGGCGCGGCTGAGGGCGAGCGGGCGCGCTCACTGCGCAAGCGGGGGCACCGGAGGGACCGGCGGGACCGGCGCGGGCGCCGGCGTCGGGCCCTGGGGCGCCGCCGCGGCCGGCGCCACCAGCGGCAGACCCGCTTCCTTGAAGCGATCGAGCATGGTGAACAGGACGTCGCTGCGCACGCCCCCGGCCAGTCGCGGGCTCTGCACGAAAGCAATGGCCTGGAAGATCAGCATGCCGCCCTCGATCCCCTCGAGCGTGACCGAGGGCGCGGGGGCGACCAGCACGCCGCCGTGGTCGGCGCAGGCCGACAGCATCAGTTCTCGCGTCAGCTTGGCATCGGTGGACAGCGGCATCGGCAGCCGGATCAACACGCGGCCCTCGGCGTTGGTGAGGGTCATGTTGCGCACGGTCTTGGTGATGAACTCCGAGTTCGGCACGATCAGCGTGGAGCGGTCGGCCAGCTGGATCTCGGTGGCGCGCACATTGATGCGCCGCACGTCGCCCTCGGCCGTGCCCAGCACCACCCAGTCCCCGACCTTGACCGGCCGCTCGGCCAGCAGGATCAGCCCCGAGATGAAGTTCTGCACGATGGCCTGCAGGCCGAAGCCGATCCCCACCGACAGCGCGCTCGCCACCCAGGCGATGCGCTCGATGCCGATCCCCAGCGCCGAAAGCCCGACCGCGATCACCACGGCGCCGCCCACATAGCCGAGCAGCGTGGTAATCGAGCTCTGCATGCCGGGCTCGAGCGCAGTTTCCGGCAGGTAGCGCGCCTCCAGCCACTTCTTCAGTACGCGCAGGGTGATGAAGCCGACGGCCAGCACCGCGACGGCGCTGAAGATCGCGCCCGGCACCAGCTGGAATTCGCCGATCTTGAGGCCGGTGCCGAACTGGCCGCTGCGCTGGAACACCTCGCCGGGGCCCGTGCCGAGTGGCGTGGCCAGCGCGATCAGCATGTAGAAGAAGAGCGCGACCCGAGCCAGGCCCGAGAGCACCACGGCGGCCTGGTCCAGCGTCCGCGGCGCAAACCCGAAGCTCTTCTGCAGCTTCTGGCCCAGCTCGCTCTTCGAGGCCACCGTGGCCATGAACAGGTCGTCGGCGAACTTGAAGAGCAGGTAAAAGGCTGAGGCGACGATGCCGCTCCAGGTCAGCTGGTTGGCCAGGAAACTGGCCAGCGCGACGTAGCCGATGCCCACCAGCACCCAGATCACAATGACTGCGAGCGCCACGGCGCTCAGCAGGAAGCTGATCCAGAGCGGGCGCTCGGGCTCGCCTGGCGGCGTCTCTCCCGCCTGCGTCGTTGCAGCTTCAGCATGGCGGGCTGCGGCGGGCTCGTGCAGGCGCAGCAGCATCATGCCGATCAGCGCTGTCAGCGCCAGCGCGGTGACCACGTGGGTGGCGACCACGGCCGCGAAGCTAGCGTCGACGATCGCATTGATCTGGCTCGGCACCCAGACCAGCACCCCGATCACGGCCGTGAGCCAGGGGAAAGGCGCGAGCCGCTGGGCCATCGTGTCCGGGATCGGCGGCAGCCGCCACGAGGGCCGCTTGTTGGACAGCAGCGCGCGGCCCAGCCCAACCACGAAGGCGATGAAGATGATGGACTGCACCACCGCCTGACCCAGCTTGCGGATTTGCGGCCCGAGGATCCCGTGACGGTCCAGGGTGGCGAACACGCCCTGCGCCGCCAGCGTGACCAGCAGCACGTTGACGCCCACCACCGCGATCACCAGCAGCGAGCGGCGCAGCCGCCCCGCCGGCAGCACGCGCGTGGCGAGCCGTACCAGCCCGTGTTCGGCCGCCCAGTTGCCCAGCAGTGCGAGCAGCAGCGCCGCGGCCAGGCTGGCCAGCACTGACACGCGATGTGCCGGGTCCATCGCGGTCTCGGCCGCGGCGCGCAGCTCGCTGCGCAGGCTCGCCAGGCGCTCCAGGTCGGCGGGCCACGCGTCGCTGATGTCGAA
Above is a window of Variovorax sp. RA8 DNA encoding:
- the proB gene encoding glutamate 5-kinase codes for the protein MTSSTVLRDARRLVVKVGSSLVTNEGRGLDDQAIGEWCRQLAALVRDGREVVMVSSGAIAEGMKRLGWRTRPHEIHELQAAAAVGQMGLAQIYETKLRENGLGSAQVLLTHADLADRERYLNARSTLVTLLALGVVPVINENDTVVNDEIKFGDNDTLGALVANLVEADALVILTDQKGLYTADPRKNPDARFVHEAAAGDPALEAMAGGAGSSIGRGGMITKILAAKRAAGSGASTVIAWGREPDVLLRLSRGEPIGTLLVAQTAKHQARKRWMADHLQLRGSVTVDAGAAAKVRGEGKSLLPIGMTGVEGEFSRGDVIAVRDAAGIELARGLANYSSAEARLLCRKPSAEFERLLGYVAESEMVHRDNMVLMPG
- a CDS encoding CNP1-like family protein, yielding MHRARPVLVLALVGALAACGSIARDTDNPDWAQAGMPPPPKITAQADEWKEAEVPPPPAFNESRLIQIEMPPYSSLKFGVDPATLSVTDDGVVRYVVVATSKTGGGGTNAFYEGIRCASEEVKQYARYSQGAWQLVKAPEWKRIDDRNSRYAKELALQGVCRGHAPRASVREMVLQMKDPLRELR
- a CDS encoding RNA pyrophosphohydrolase; this translates as MLDRDGFRPNVGIILLNQKNQVFWGKRIRTHSWQFPQGGIDRGESPEQAMFRELHEEVGLQPEHVRIVARTRDWLRYEVPDRFIRRDARGHYKGQKQIWYLLQLIGHDWDLNLRATDHPEFDAWRWHDYWVPLDVVVEFKRGVYEMALTELARYLPRQDFRNRFLRSNVRAREFERHPPGPGHEPTFELPPGASFDPNPNAPHPAPDPSSTNDPLHAPR
- a CDS encoding proline--tRNA ligase — translated: MKASRFFISTLKEAPADAEVASHRLMMRAGMIKKLGTGIYTYMPMGLRVIRKVEAIVREEMNRAGAVELTMPVVQPAELWEESGRFQAYGPELLRIKDRHERGFVVQPTSEEVVTDIARQEIRSYKQLPKNFYQIQTKFRDERRPRFGLMRGREFVMKDAYSFDRDLESAKASYKVMADAYRRIFDRFGLRYRAVAADSGAIGGDVSQEFQVIAATGEDAIVYCPGSDYAANMEKAEALAPAGPRPAATQPLAKTPTPGRATCEEVAELLGVPLSTTVKSLVLATDKLDADGRVEGSQVWLLLVRGDHEMNEIKVSKVSGLDQGFRFATSAEIDEHFGCKPGYLGPLGLKRPVKLVADREVAVMGDWITGANEVDFHMTGVNWGRDLPEPDLVADIRNVVAGDLSPDGKGVLAIERGIEIGHVFVLGSKYSKPMNATFLDEAGKPQFLEMGCYGIGVTRLPAAAIEQNNDERGIIWPDAIAPFTVVLCPIGMDRSAEVKQAAEALYEELLAAGVDVLLDDRGERPGAMFADWELIGVPHRVVISDRGIKEGQYEYQHRRDTAATKVPSSGVAEFVKGKLAA
- a CDS encoding lytic transglycosylase domain-containing protein; the protein is MSLSRRSCLLAGAAAGALPLWPGVAHAGAQIEEPLIDSVRNALSASIRSSAPPKPEFSGTASRLAYLRWLGEMSERLKKKIPGHQERIEFLQTVWYESKRAGLEVSLVLGLIQVESNFRKFAVSSAGARGLMQVMPFWTRVIGNGDSSTLFRMQTNLRFGCVILRHYLDREAGDLFMTLGRYNGSRGKAPYPNAVFSNQRLWVFNDRRDDRG
- a CDS encoding hemolysin family protein, yielding MTLTQSLLIIAILIATSAFFSLAEISLAASRRLRLRQMADEGDARAERVLRIQEQPGHYFTVVQIGLNAVAILGGVVGEGSLSPYFAQLFALWFTVETAQTAAFLASFVTIISVFLVFADLFPKRLGMNDPERLAMRMVGPMQLLITVLKPLVWLFTQCTDLLFKLLGMPMQRDDKITSADILAMTEAGARAGILAVREQQVIANVFELDTRLVSSVMTSRDRIAWFQKDDPEAVLRARIVAEPYSAYPVCEGDIDHVLGYVDAKDMFQRVLSGQPLAFGQGLPLHKALIIPDRLSLTEVLEQFQQAHEDFAIIVNEYALVVGVITLNDVMSTVMGDLVGVQDEEQQIVRRDENSWLIDGVTPIQDVQRALDIDELPHADEYETLAGFLMVMLRRVPKRTDSVTWGGFTFEVMDVDSHRIDQVMVTRGGAVAATPAA